The Raphanus sativus cultivar WK10039 chromosome 2, ASM80110v3, whole genome shotgun sequence DNA segment ATGTCAAACAGCCTGGAGTCAAACTCGAGGATGGAACCATCATAAAGTGTCGCAGTGTTGACGTTGCAAGCTTCCTTGTTTAGTTTTACATGTAGCatctaaaaccaaaaacacACAAGAGACGCACAAACATAAGTCAATCAACCATAGTCTCATCAAGATTAGTGCAAGGGTCTTGCTATTTAGAGCCAGGGAATAAGAAACGGTGGTTCATGATTTTGCATACCTTAGCAGCACGGGCTAGACCCTTGGGTGAGATGTCAACGCCGATAATGGTTTGAAGTGTTGTTGGATAGTCAAGTAGAGAGTCTAATAAACTACCAGAACCGCATCCAAAGTCAGCCTGCCACAATAATAGAGATTTAACAATATGAACAAATAGAGACTTAAAACTATCTTGAACAACCAAGAGAGCATACCAAAGTAGAAGCGGATGAATCTTTTATATGTTTCACCGCATATTCCACACGCTGTTTTGAAAGTGGCGGTTTGAAAAAAGCCGCCTCCATTCGCTCTTCACTAGGCCCTTTCACTCCCAACAGAATTATACTGTTAACAATTTGTGGACGTTCTGCGTAAAACACAAAAGGAAAGTTCATCTCTGTTGGCCTATTTACACATAGAATATAAGTGAGGTTCTTTAAGCAAGTCTTGGTAGTTACTATAAGACTATATATCAGAAGCATTACTTGATAAGAGGTAGCGGGCTCTCGCAGTATCGGTGGCAACAGCCAGAATCAAAGCTTCAGAAGCAGTACAGAGTGAAGTATTGTAAGAAGCAAATTCACCCACAGTCATCTGACTAACAGCTGATTCAATAAGTGAATCCATGGCTTTAGTCCCCATCTCAAACTCTATCTCTTCATGGCTTTCAATGAGATCTACCGAGTGCTCATAATCAGCATCCACCTCCGACTCCATATCTTCTTCGCTGACTTCTCCATCAGTTGAAAACTCAGGATCCACTTCCAAAGACAAAGAATAGCAGATGCTAACCACAGAACCGTTTGTTATAGTAGGAACACGCTTCTCTACTACTGATGGCACCACCTTCTCGGTCCCTGAGCTGTCTTCTACGTTTCCGAAATTCGGTGGGAATCTAAAAACATGAGTACCTGGAGATTTGGTatcctcttcatcatcatctgtaTCTGATCCATTCACATCCAAATCATCGAAATACTTACTAAACCACAAGAGAGCCTTCAGTGAAGCATTTTGAACGGCATCGTTTTCCTTCTCATAGAATTTTCTCGGTGAACACTCCAAAACCAAATCCTGAGACTTCGTAAGAACTTTCACTTCACATCTGAAACCATTCCCTAATCCTGGTGTATCCTCTTTTTCCTTACTCAAATTCTCATCATCGCCACCATCAGATCCTCCTGAGACCTTCAACTTCCTGTGAGATCTGTATATCTCAGCCAACGATTTCACAGGAGCCGTAGATATAGTGAAGACGGGGTCTGCTAGTCTATGCTGGTGGCAGAACATGGAGAGAATCTCCCTGGGGAATGGACCTCTCCAGTTAGACTTTGTAGTGAATGAAACAGGCAACTGCGCAACAAGTAGTGCTTGTCTAGAGATTTTGTAGATGCCATTGGGTGACATACCGCAACATATCCTGCATTACTTCAGAGTAGGTAGACGTAAGTTTTCAAAATCCTTATGTTAAAAAAGAAGATGCGAGCAAGAGTTGGTAGGTGGAAAGGGACCTGTAAAATGACTTTACAGTGACATCATCATAGTCAAGATCTTCGGACTTCCATCGGTAACCAACAGATGCCAAGACTGCATCCCCGTGGATCTCTTGACCACAAATGTAACTTGCTCGTGCATTCCGAGATTTTTCAGTACGAGTTGATTCTTCACTTAAGCTTTCAGAGACTTCCGAGGACTTAAACTTAGGAATAGGAGAGTACAATCTACACTCAGAGCCACATAAAGCTTTTCCAAAAGTCCTGTCAATAAACCAAAGATACTTTCATACAAAATTTACAACCGAGAAAGcataacttattaaaaaaagaaaagctaaaTATAATCACCTGGATATCATCACTTGGTTGCCATCCTTCAAGCAGAGCCGTTCAGCAATACTATCCAAGTAATACCGGCCTGATGAAACATCGACAGAATCTAAGTCAACAATCTCCTCGCCTTTGCATGGTATATATGCAGCGTTGAATTTTCTGCTATCTAGGGAATCAGATACTTGAGTAGCTGCTAGTGCTTCTATGATTTCTGAAGGGTAAGGATTTTTCCTTCGGAGTGAAGCTTTATCCGGAGATGCAACAATGAAGTCCGGCAACTTTGAAGCAGCCTTCATGACATAGGAAATGACCAAGAAAGGATCCGATTCCACAGAAGGGTTGATGATTTTACAACGACTGTTAATCTTTGCATCAAATGTAGCAACGACGGAAACAGGAACGGAGCCGCAACAATCACCGTTCCTTCGCAGTGCAGCTCTAAGGTGAGCTCCCAGAGGATTTTCAGCTGAAAGAAACTGCAACCACAACACATTAATACCACTAACAACTTcataagttataattttattttgatatactAACCTCATCAGAGAATATATACTTAATGCGTCCAACGAGGTCATCCCAAGCTTCATCCTCGGTAAGATCATCATTCTGAGGACGAATCCCTAGCTGCAACATGAGTAGTACTATCTTCGTTAACGCAAGAGATAACACATTAAAGAcagattatatattatatataaagaaaaagcaTACCTTGTCGAGAGCAAGCTCAGCAGCAGATTGTTCtgaatctttcttcttcttacagACATTTGAAACAACAGAAAAGTCTGGTAGCTGCAAGTGACATCTAAAGAGAGATGGACCTTTCTGAGGTATAGCCAATCCTGGACAAGCACTCTGAGAAGAGTCATGGACTTCCTCAACTGTATAGATTGCATTAGCACCAAACTTCTGATGTATAATTGCCTTTGGAGTAAGAGTGTGTTTCCCTCCACCCGCCATCACAAAAAAACGCAAATGTAGCTTCTTTCAATACACTGAGAGGAACAAAGGGTCAGTATAAATAGTGTCAAAGATCAGTAAAGATGGTAACTTTTGTGCAAAATATTGCAGGCTCCCTGTCATTAGGGTTCTATTTAAGATAAGAAGATAACAAATCAGTTACTGGTGGTGGTTTTAAAAGCACATGCGATGgagaaacagagagatcaaaACACACAAGAAACTGAGCAAAGGAACGATTTTTTGAGTATCGTTTTAAGACAAACGAATCGTCATGAACAACAGAAAGGATGAATAAATGAAATTGAATTTCAGGGAAAAAGTCGAGACCTTTGTAAGACAAAACACATGAAGAACCTAGAAATCAATTACATACCTTTTTTAACACTTCAGCGAAATGGCATGTAGAAAGAGAGAGCCGAGGAGAGAATCAGAGAACACAacagcgagagagagagaattttaccaaaaaaaaacagcgAGAGAGAAAGAGTGTTGGGTTTTAGAGGGAGGAAAAGAGGGTGTTTTCGTCATTACATGTGCTGGAATCGTGCAAAAAGtcttctgtttttcttttttttgttcctttatTCTTTTCTTGTATTAATTGTTCAAAATTTTAACATATTCCCCAATCCACTATCTCCTTTGTTCATGTCAAGATAGGAAAATTCATAAACTATTGAAGTCTCATAATCACTAAATATAAACAATActcctccgtttcaaattaatctatattttgaaattttagtttcttatatatttaaaccaataaaattttgaaaaatgcaattaatatttttaaaacacacatttttttattattaattgataaaaagtatattgtaaatatgaaaaatacattttttgtaaaacaattttttttcctaaaacatcAATCTTTTTCTGAAACGGAGGAGTATACATTTGAGTAGTTCAATGGTTGAGTAGTCCTGATTGTTATCTAccttcttttaaaaaagaaatccattaGCTACTACTAACCTTAAAACTATCGAGAAggtagttacaaaaaaaaatatcgaaAGTTTTAGACATTTAAGTTTGTAGGACATGTCCTGTCCATATGCTTGGACCCTTCTTTTTgatgagaaaataaaaagtaaagtaGCTTCTGTGCCCAACTTCTTCAGCTGATGAGTCTTTTGATAACCAccagaaataaaaaaaaggacAAGCCGGTGCTAAGGGACTTTTTGGAAGAGAGATCAGAGACCAGAATGAGTTTTATTGATGAACTCAAAAGCCTACTCTGGTTCAATACTAGTCTTTATAAGGCTGCGAGGAACCTTCTGCAACCTTTTCAACAATGTTAGCCTTCTCCATTCGTTCCTCTGTTGGACCCTTCACTCCCAACAAAAGCACATTGTACTCCAAACCTGGATAATGGAGCAAAAGCAATTTCAGAACTCCCTTATCTTAGAGAGTCACATTCACAAATATATGTACTAATCAAAAGTTCATGCACTGTGTACAGTAGTGACGCTTTGTAAAAGCACAGAATAAACATTTGagaaaaaccaaaacaaacaaatccTACAGAACCGCAAGAGAGTTAGCAGAAGACTTAAAAGGTGTTGAAAGCAATACCTGACAAGAGAGTGAGAGCTCTCGCAGTATCATTGGCAGCCGCCAAAACCAAGGCTTCAGCAGGCAATCCAGTAGAGAAACGAACATGCTGACCCACAGACATCTGAGTAATGACTGATTCAAGATGTGGATTCATAGACCCATGCCCTACCTCAAACTCTATCCCTTCATTGCTTTCAATGAGTTCTTTCAACGATTTTCCCCTTTTTGAATCCTTTTTCAAGAACACAGAATAGCATATGCTCACCAAAGAACCGTTTGCTATTTTTTGAACACGCTTCCTTTCCCATGGCATACTCATGGACCTTGATCTATACAAATCTCCTTTTCTGATAATATCAGGGAGTTCATACACTCTACTACTTGGAAACGTCTCCTTAAAACG contains these protein-coding regions:
- the LOC108842047 gene encoding small RNA 2'-O-methyltransferase, coding for MAGGGKHTLTPKAIIHQKFGANAIYTVEEVHDSSQSACPGLAIPQKGPSLFRCHLQLPDFSVVSNVCKKKKDSEQSAAELALDKLGIRPQNDDLTEDEAWDDLVGRIKYIFSDEFLSAENPLGAHLRAALRRNGDCCGSVPVSVVATFDAKINSRCKIINPSVESDPFLVISYVMKAASKLPDFIVASPDKASLRRKNPYPSEIIEALAATQVSDSLDSRKFNAAYIPCKGEEIVDLDSVDVSSGRYYLDSIAERLCLKDGNQVMISRTFGKALCGSECRLYSPIPKFKSSEVSESLSEESTRTEKSRNARASYICGQEIHGDAVLASVGYRWKSEDLDYDDVTVKSFYRICCGMSPNGIYKISRQALLVAQLPVSFTTKSNWRGPFPREILSMFCHQHRLADPVFTISTAPVKSLAEIYRSHRKLKVSGGSDGGDDENLSKEKEDTPGLGNGFRCEVKVLTKSQDLVLECSPRKFYEKENDAVQNASLKALLWFSKYFDDLDVNGSDTDDDEEDTKSPGTHVFRFPPNFGNVEDSSGTEKVVPSVVEKRVPTITNGSVVSICYSLSLEVDPEFSTDGEVSEEDMESEVDADYEHSVDLIESHEEIEFEMGTKAMDSLIESAVSQMTVGEFASYNTSLCTASEALILAVATDTARARYLLSKRPQIVNSIILLGVKGPSEERMEAAFFKPPLSKQRVEYAVKHIKDSSASTLADFGCGSGSLLDSLLDYPTTLQTIIGVDISPKGLARAAKMLHVKLNKEACNVNTATLYDGSILEFDSRLFDIDIGTCLEVIEHMEEEQACEFGEKVLSLFRPKLLIVSTPNFEYNTILQRSTTPDTQEETNSEPQLPKFRNHDHKFEWTREQFNHWATKLAERHNYSVEFSGVGGSGEVEPGFASQIAVFKREASAVENVAEGSMQPYKVIWEWKKGSGEKKD